The Lonsdalea populi genome window below encodes:
- a CDS encoding RNA polymerase sigma factor → METIVLSPEKDCSFESHPEAVDWELVFRQHGKRLQNFIRQRVDNKEDVEDLQQMTYLEVLRNREKFAGASRPETWVFGIALNLVRNYYKQAKSPVCDISEDELEKLSCGSDPSRIIEWGHALHRVLAASAHLPDDTRHMLVMLIDADASYQDIAERLGMPIGTVRSRLSRARGFLRQAVDA, encoded by the coding sequence ATGGAAACAATCGTTTTGTCACCGGAAAAGGACTGCTCGTTTGAATCACATCCTGAGGCTGTAGACTGGGAGCTGGTCTTTAGGCAGCATGGCAAACGCCTGCAGAATTTCATTCGTCAACGTGTGGACAATAAAGAGGATGTGGAAGACTTGCAGCAGATGACCTATCTGGAGGTGCTGAGAAATCGCGAAAAATTCGCCGGCGCATCGCGCCCGGAAACGTGGGTATTCGGCATTGCGCTGAACTTGGTCCGCAACTACTACAAGCAGGCGAAATCCCCTGTTTGCGACATCAGTGAGGATGAGCTGGAGAAGCTTTCCTGCGGCAGCGATCCCAGCCGAATTATCGAATGGGGCCATGCCCTGCACCGTGTGCTGGCGGCGAGCGCCCATTTACCGGACGACACCCGCCACATGCTGGTGATGTTGATTGACGCCGACGCCAGCTATCAGGATATCGCCGAACGATTAGGTATGCCGATCGGTACGGTACGATCGCGCCTTTCCCGTGCCAGAGGCTTCCTCCGCCAGGCCGTGGACGCCTGA
- a CDS encoding PAS domain-containing sensor histidine kinase, with the protein MELVALAFSRIKDAVYIVNEHNQFCYANAEACRVLHYSQQEFQKLYLRDIDPCRSAELIQHSWCDRHGWKRGLTFETQHRSRYGAIIPVEVSVNFFKYKGKKYSMCVVRDIRERKHIEHIAYAREQEFRALVENTPDLIVRFGPQMTCQYANPAMLAHLGFTADQLLGHRLTDLLPDAPCAQRIQQLVQLVMETQSSVEGELEAEAQDIGDKPRAVHHIRCVPEFGQNGQLSSILSVGRDISAIRYAEKRLEESHSQLRLLTRQREISREEERKHIAREIHDELGQHLTSMRISLSLLRMQFAKENPSLLKSLQNLMALSDKTIQVVRDVATRLRPNVLDMGLTPALEWLRDEFVCQYGVQCQLRAPEHDVLMNDECATAAFRVVQESLTNIARHAAASEVVIALENREGLIVLSVQDNGDGFDAREQKPNTFGLMGMKERGRMLGGEVTVTSQPGGGTSIRMTFPQRAVVR; encoded by the coding sequence ATGGAGCTTGTCGCGCTTGCGTTCAGCCGCATTAAAGATGCGGTCTATATCGTCAATGAGCACAACCAGTTTTGCTATGCCAATGCCGAAGCCTGCCGGGTGCTGCATTACAGTCAGCAGGAGTTCCAGAAGCTGTACCTCCGGGATATCGATCCCTGCAGGAGTGCGGAGTTGATTCAGCACAGCTGGTGCGATCGGCACGGCTGGAAGCGCGGACTGACGTTCGAAACTCAGCACAGAAGCCGATACGGCGCGATTATTCCGGTCGAAGTCAGCGTTAACTTTTTTAAATACAAGGGAAAGAAATACAGCATGTGCGTCGTGCGCGATATCCGGGAGCGCAAACACATCGAACATATCGCCTATGCGCGTGAACAGGAATTCCGGGCGCTGGTGGAAAATACGCCGGATCTGATCGTCCGATTTGGTCCGCAAATGACCTGCCAGTATGCGAATCCGGCGATGTTGGCTCATCTGGGATTTACCGCCGATCAACTGCTCGGCCATCGGCTGACCGATCTTCTGCCCGACGCCCCCTGCGCACAGCGCATTCAGCAGTTAGTGCAACTGGTCATGGAGACGCAGAGCAGCGTGGAAGGGGAACTGGAGGCGGAGGCTCAGGACATCGGCGATAAACCGCGCGCCGTTCACCATATCCGCTGTGTGCCGGAGTTCGGCCAGAACGGCCAGCTGTCTTCTATTCTCAGCGTTGGCCGCGATATTTCCGCTATTCGTTATGCGGAGAAAAGGCTCGAGGAATCTCACAGTCAGCTACGGCTCCTGACGCGTCAGCGTGAGATTTCCCGGGAGGAGGAGCGCAAGCATATCGCCCGGGAAATCCATGATGAGCTGGGACAGCATCTCACTTCCATGCGTATCAGTTTGTCTTTACTGCGTATGCAGTTCGCTAAAGAAAACCCGTCGCTATTGAAGTCACTACAGAATCTGATGGCGCTGTCCGATAAGACGATTCAGGTGGTGCGGGATGTGGCGACACGGCTGCGCCCGAACGTGCTGGATATGGGATTGACGCCGGCGCTGGAGTGGCTGCGGGACGAGTTTGTCTGTCAATACGGCGTCCAGTGCCAACTGCGTGCGCCGGAACACGACGTTTTGATGAACGACGAGTGCGCGACCGCCGCTTTTCGCGTGGTTCAGGAGTCACTGACCAACATCGCTCGCCACGCCGCCGCCAGCGAGGTCGTCATTGCGCTCGAAAACCGGGAGGGGCTGATTGTGCTGAGCGTACAGGACAATGGCGACGGTTTCGACGCCCGGGAGCAAAAGCCCAACACGTTCGGCCTGATGGGCATGAAAGAACGCGGAAGAATGTTGGGCGGCGAGGTGACGGTCACAAGCCAGCCCGGCGGCGGTACGTCGATCCGCATGACGTTCCCGCAGCGCGCCGTCGTGCGCTAA
- a CDS encoding response regulator transcription factor yields MKLIRLMIADDHVIMREGLKQIFTLDDTLQVVAEAGNGAQVLTTLREVDIDLLLLDMSMPGICGEELIIRVLAQYPRLPILILSMYSEPQIARRVLKSGALGYITKDKDPEALLTAIRRVAQGARYIDQTIAEQIVFADYLTDDRPCHSVLTVREHQVMVMLAQGMGVNAIAEALAISNKTVSTHKSRLMEKMQFASNADIVKYALNQRLIP; encoded by the coding sequence ATGAAACTCATCCGATTAATGATCGCCGACGATCACGTCATCATGCGGGAGGGGCTGAAACAGATATTTACGCTGGACGATACGCTGCAAGTCGTGGCGGAGGCGGGGAATGGCGCGCAGGTGCTTACTACGCTGCGAGAAGTCGATATCGATCTGCTGTTGCTGGACATGAGTATGCCGGGCATTTGCGGCGAGGAGCTGATCATCCGGGTGTTGGCGCAGTACCCGCGCTTGCCCATTCTGATTCTGAGCATGTACAGCGAACCGCAGATTGCACGGCGGGTGCTTAAAAGCGGCGCGCTCGGCTATATCACTAAAGACAAGGATCCGGAAGCGCTGCTGACCGCTATCCGCCGAGTCGCGCAGGGCGCGCGCTACATCGACCAAACCATTGCCGAACAAATCGTGTTTGCGGACTATCTCACGGACGATCGCCCTTGCCACAGCGTGCTGACGGTGCGAGAACATCAGGTGATGGTGATGCTGGCGCAGGGAATGGGCGTGAATGCGATTGCGGAGGCGCTGGCGATCAGCAACAAAACGGTCAGCACCCATAAGTCGCGTTTGATGGAAAAAATGCAGTTCGCTTCTAACGCCGATATCGTCAAATATGCCTTAAATCAACGTCTGATTCCGTAG